A region of Thermoplasmataceae archaeon DNA encodes the following proteins:
- a CDS encoding DNA double-strand break repair nuclease NurA: protein MNDTFSEFVDYLTENMQYIKDSLVMDRGSESYKHYEKVFLENFHEYRAVGDFRGSVSATDSTEFVRELYSGKKIVLIRAYTRMGNDVTSKFLAEVLSVGRDDLSLFIGLLMEHYEHLSTMESLKTCKQDFALIDGSLVGRLIHDRGKLSASGYENFTELYFSTLEELFHISAEVEVPLVFVSKSSDSRVFTRYLQTLIGDSGRFGDETDHLLVRSIAQSHGYTTPIMMPMKIGATGRRINVVSFHAVPDTIDLPLKVDIFNGKKQEEIIESPIPVEVNREILSMIFWGYGGIKAHNIWLADVDRLVKFKTPEIENLYMKTFEKMTGIHFYETRGERRARIRI, encoded by the coding sequence ATGAATGATACGTTTTCCGAGTTTGTGGATTACCTAACGGAAAACATGCAGTACATCAAGGATTCGTTGGTAATGGACAGGGGATCGGAATCTTACAAGCACTATGAGAAGGTCTTCCTCGAGAATTTCCACGAGTATCGGGCTGTTGGTGACTTCAGGGGATCTGTGTCTGCAACAGACAGCACTGAGTTCGTGAGAGAACTGTATTCGGGAAAGAAGATCGTACTTATCAGAGCGTACACTAGGATGGGCAATGATGTTACAAGCAAATTCCTTGCGGAGGTTCTCTCAGTGGGCCGTGATGACCTGAGCCTGTTCATAGGTCTTCTCATGGAACACTATGAGCATCTTTCCACGATGGAATCCCTGAAGACCTGCAAACAGGACTTTGCACTGATCGACGGTTCACTTGTGGGACGTCTTATCCACGATCGGGGAAAACTCAGTGCCTCTGGCTATGAGAACTTTACTGAACTTTATTTTTCAACCCTTGAGGAACTTTTTCATATTTCTGCTGAAGTAGAAGTGCCGCTAGTTTTTGTTTCAAAGAGTTCTGATTCCAGAGTATTTACACGATACCTCCAGACACTGATTGGGGATTCTGGAAGATTTGGGGATGAGACTGACCACCTTCTTGTAAGATCCATAGCCCAGAGCCACGGATATACTACTCCAATAATGATGCCCATGAAGATAGGCGCCACGGGACGCAGGATAAACGTGGTGTCTTTTCACGCCGTGCCTGATACCATCGATCTTCCTCTTAAGGTCGACATATTTAATGGCAAGAAACAAGAAGAAATCATCGAATCTCCTATACCGGTTGAGGTGAACCGGGAAATACTGAGTATGATTTTTTGGGGTTACGGGGGTATCAAGGCTCACAATATCTGGCTTGCGGATGTAGACAGGCTTGTGAAATTCAAGACACCTGAGATTGAGAATCTCTACATGAAAACATTTGAAAAGATGACAGGTATACATTTCTATGAAACGAGGGGTGAACGACGTGCAAGAATCCGCATCTAA
- a CDS encoding ATP-binding protein: MQESASNIGYTVGENTSDRFQFVISVDTPVKKWDYVTIMYGGSKILGRIERIVSRSELLNDSMDFSSIQKYVESNIMDQVCICQARTLGLFDGGKLKQSRELLRPGLKVYSAESSLLQKAFGYPGDDAIEIGYLGDRQDVKISVSANGLRRHLAIVAQTGAGKSHTAGVIMEELLRKGASIIVLDSHADYVFMKSGGTANPYSRFIRTFRTPLSTGRYDLAGKGIVEEFTLRFQDLTIEDVTGIMNIRENWTNLANIVENAMKSMTGKGDFADFLNALENLPAGDRRKIDGRIKFLKKIRGIFSDATTGRSDYLAPGQMSILDLSGMDQFMANYFSYRVVNEIYESKLSSAYRYPVFIFVEEAHNFVPPGSVTQISQIIKKIASEGRKFGIFLVVITQRPGKIDQDVLSQCNSEIILRITNPLDQKAIIESGESVGESVMSDLPSLDIGEGILLGEFVRMPVIVKIRERETIEGGGDVDIVTLLKESLQERKKKNSADSVRGDISSVMGD; this comes from the coding sequence GTGCAAGAATCCGCATCTAACATTGGTTACACTGTTGGGGAGAATACCTCTGATCGTTTTCAATTCGTGATCAGCGTCGATACTCCTGTGAAGAAATGGGACTATGTTACTATAATGTATGGTGGTTCGAAAATCCTTGGACGGATAGAGAGAATTGTGTCGCGAAGTGAACTTCTGAATGACAGCATGGATTTCTCCAGCATACAGAAGTATGTTGAATCCAATATAATGGATCAGGTCTGCATATGCCAGGCACGCACGCTGGGATTATTCGATGGGGGGAAGCTAAAACAGTCAAGGGAACTGCTCCGCCCAGGGCTAAAGGTGTATTCAGCTGAATCATCTCTGCTTCAGAAAGCATTTGGCTATCCCGGTGACGATGCCATAGAAATAGGCTACCTGGGTGACAGGCAGGACGTTAAGATTTCGGTCAGCGCGAATGGGCTGAGAAGGCATCTTGCCATTGTTGCACAGACAGGCGCCGGAAAGAGTCACACGGCAGGCGTGATAATGGAAGAACTGCTGAGGAAAGGCGCTTCAATTATTGTGCTTGATTCTCACGCGGATTACGTATTCATGAAATCTGGAGGAACGGCAAATCCGTATTCACGGTTCATCAGGACCTTCCGGACGCCACTGAGCACCGGAAGGTATGATCTGGCAGGCAAGGGGATAGTGGAAGAATTCACACTCCGCTTCCAGGACCTTACGATTGAAGACGTCACAGGAATAATGAACATAAGGGAAAACTGGACAAACCTTGCAAACATCGTTGAGAATGCGATGAAGTCCATGACCGGAAAGGGAGATTTCGCCGATTTTCTCAACGCACTTGAGAATCTACCAGCAGGTGACAGGAGAAAGATAGATGGCAGGATAAAGTTCCTGAAAAAAATCAGAGGCATATTTTCGGACGCCACGACGGGAAGGTCAGATTACCTTGCTCCGGGCCAGATGAGCATTCTTGACCTTTCCGGAATGGATCAGTTCATGGCGAATTATTTCTCTTACAGAGTTGTCAACGAAATCTATGAGAGCAAGCTTTCCTCCGCGTACAGGTATCCTGTATTCATTTTTGTCGAAGAGGCTCATAATTTTGTCCCTCCGGGATCTGTGACCCAGATTTCACAGATCATCAAGAAGATCGCTTCCGAGGGGAGAAAATTTGGCATATTCCTGGTTGTCATCACCCAGAGACCGGGGAAGATAGACCAGGATGTCCTCAGCCAGTGCAACTCCGAGATCATCCTGAGGATCACGAACCCACTGGACCAGAAAGCCATTATTGAAAGTGGAGAAAGTGTGGGAGAATCAGTGATGTCTGATCTTCCCTCACTGGATATCGGTGAGGGGATCCTGCTTGGGGAATTTGTCCGGATGCCGGTAATTGTGAAGATAAGGGAGAGAGAGACAATTGAGGGGGGAGGAGATGTTGACATCGTTACCCTTCTTAAGGAAAGCCTTCAGGAAAGAAAGAAAAAAAATAGCGCCGATAGCGTGAGAGGGGATATATCCAGCGTAATGGGTGATTGA
- a CDS encoding exonuclease SbcCD subunit D produces the protein MIKFMHISDTHLGARQYMMETREEDFYDSFKEAIDIGFREDVDFFVHSGDLFHYADPSNRALTEFKNAALRIREGGKKMYVILGDHDRPKRVDFPAANIFDHLNIILLGKDGCESTAYTKNGEEVTICGISNMKGFRKPRLPDEYRKAEAVAKGAQSSILISHQAIEGYLPPDECEILRKELPVNFSYMAFGHIHDSDLQNIGNSTLAYAGSTEMTSTREIRSYAKNGKAVNIVALENGKATVKRIILSKVRPQFVVDARPENYLKLVEDGISKAQSSGHLKTPVVTVSISGKIDKAGVMEKLNSMKEAAIFRKPEFISEEHASKERPDENSMRSYFETYFAEKKDMAELAMKLYETLLREDDNITYTTVLNQLGVEEGDL, from the coding sequence ATGATAAAATTCATGCATATTTCTGACACACATCTTGGGGCCAGGCAATATATGATGGAAACCAGGGAGGAGGATTTTTACGATTCATTCAAAGAAGCAATAGATATAGGATTCAGGGAAGATGTTGATTTTTTTGTGCATTCCGGTGACCTTTTCCATTATGCCGACCCGAGCAATAGGGCGCTTACAGAATTCAAGAATGCCGCTCTCAGGATCAGGGAGGGTGGAAAGAAAATGTACGTGATTCTGGGGGACCATGACAGACCGAAGCGCGTAGATTTCCCTGCCGCGAACATATTTGACCACCTCAACATCATCCTTCTGGGAAAAGATGGCTGCGAAAGTACGGCATATACCAAAAATGGCGAGGAGGTAACGATATGCGGAATTTCAAATATGAAGGGTTTCAGGAAACCGAGGCTACCGGATGAATACAGGAAAGCTGAAGCTGTCGCGAAAGGGGCTCAATCCTCCATCCTGATCTCTCACCAGGCAATCGAAGGTTACCTTCCGCCAGACGAATGTGAAATCCTCAGGAAGGAACTCCCGGTGAACTTCAGTTATATGGCTTTCGGGCATATCCACGATTCTGACCTCCAGAACATAGGCAACAGTACCCTTGCGTACGCCGGATCCACCGAGATGACAAGCACTAGGGAGATTAGATCATATGCAAAGAACGGGAAAGCTGTCAACATCGTTGCACTTGAAAATGGAAAAGCAACTGTGAAGAGGATTATCCTGAGCAAAGTGAGACCACAGTTTGTGGTTGACGCGAGACCTGAAAATTACCTCAAGCTTGTTGAGGATGGTATATCGAAGGCACAAAGTTCAGGCCACTTGAAAACTCCAGTGGTCACAGTGAGCATATCAGGGAAGATCGATAAGGCAGGTGTCATGGAGAAGTTGAACTCAATGAAAGAGGCAGCCATTTTCAGGAAACCAGAATTCATAAGCGAGGAACATGCGTCTAAGGAGAGACCTGATGAAAACAGCATGCGAAGCTACTTCGAGACGTATTTCGCCGAGAAGAAGGACATGGCTGAACTGGCCATGAAACTCTATGAGACGCTTCTCAGGGAAGATGATAACATAACGTATACCACAGTCTTGAACCAGCTTGGCGTAGAAGAAGGTGACCTGTAA
- a CDS encoding ATP-binding protein produces the protein MILKSVALSNFVSHEDSSIDFATGVNMIVGQNGAGKSSIVDAIKFALFNERRSGSVQDLIKVGKTEASVTLNFNMGGLSYELFRSIAIKKGAKEAWLKADGSMIAETSEGVSSQISKVLGMSREVFLNSVFVKQGDIDSLISDEPRKRKDFLAKVINIERLAKHAAKIGEYIHRMEMEVSRLKYSEDRYSEIMTTINQIHADLEELSTRSRLINEEITSVSVKLQEKTEERDDFYRSYQDYLSKMSQMKTMKSDINSAIERINETKRLMESLADTEKRMREIENDPLYRNGEKISRYLLLAKDLRSAKDRLAYVTDGMERYENLDTKLRTLQADFDEYNELEKKAAIMEDQLAEGKPIQKEYEKALQILEIQRGRKEKLEIETMDLEKYSDLFPQGVPINADSISAVQGKLNADRLEASGKIESIKSEVISLNKTLNDIRQNLQTLEGKSVCPLCGSELTEDHISTMLEEYRLREQAILNEISEASAKKTAQTEIVSDLTAKIDRIQSADLRNLITAVSNLSSSRKEYEEAKRSVAENSATYERLKSVEVDAKNIKERMGALNRNHSEYSVTVATRDSIKINDLRNQRSTIAREISDIDLRMRKIEMEIGFVPGIDSVESLERIRREYADISRKINQLNSLKAAESEISQRIGEMERMLSDLSKEADMESSSEIAYRKAEEAYQSLRNELLDRQMALAEITGKEKQMSESLKILETEKDAQEKYRRRFIQYRNAISKLEDIRRAFDRDGVQKIIRKRFSSYISDKTVSLISSFNLNIDDVVVGEDLDIQVSQNGAMVAMESLSGGERTALAIAVRLAISSYLENKISTIIMDEPTTFLDEDRRADLRDIIQYSLKDEGIVPQLVLITHHKELYSVADAMYEIRKENGKSEVTRIG, from the coding sequence TTGATACTAAAATCAGTGGCGCTATCAAATTTTGTTTCCCACGAAGACAGCAGCATCGATTTTGCGACAGGAGTGAATATGATCGTTGGGCAGAACGGGGCTGGAAAATCCAGCATAGTGGATGCGATCAAGTTCGCGCTTTTCAACGAGCGCAGATCAGGAAGCGTGCAGGATTTGATTAAGGTGGGAAAGACAGAGGCATCCGTAACTCTGAACTTCAACATGGGAGGCCTGAGTTATGAACTCTTCCGGTCAATTGCAATCAAGAAAGGAGCAAAAGAAGCTTGGTTGAAAGCTGACGGGTCCATGATAGCGGAAACATCTGAAGGTGTTTCGTCGCAGATTTCAAAAGTACTCGGGATGTCCAGAGAAGTCTTCCTTAATTCCGTTTTTGTGAAGCAGGGCGATATCGACTCCCTTATTTCGGATGAGCCCAGGAAGAGAAAGGATTTCCTTGCGAAAGTCATAAACATAGAAAGGCTTGCCAAACACGCCGCCAAGATAGGGGAATACATACACAGAATGGAGATGGAAGTCTCCAGACTGAAGTACAGTGAGGATAGGTATTCGGAGATCATGACCACGATCAACCAGATTCATGCTGATCTTGAGGAACTTTCGACCCGATCCCGATTAATCAATGAGGAGATCACCTCTGTCTCAGTCAAATTGCAGGAAAAGACAGAGGAAAGAGATGATTTTTACAGATCTTACCAGGACTACCTGTCCAAGATGAGCCAGATGAAAACCATGAAATCCGATATAAACAGTGCAATAGAAAGAATAAATGAGACAAAAAGACTGATGGAATCTCTGGCAGATACAGAAAAGAGGATGAGAGAAATAGAGAATGATCCGCTGTATCGCAATGGGGAAAAAATATCACGATACCTTCTACTTGCAAAAGATCTCCGTTCTGCTAAGGATAGGCTTGCCTACGTGACCGATGGAATGGAAAGATACGAAAACCTGGATACTAAACTCAGGACGCTTCAGGCAGACTTTGATGAATACAACGAGCTGGAAAAGAAAGCCGCGATTATGGAAGATCAGCTTGCAGAAGGGAAGCCTATACAGAAAGAGTATGAAAAAGCATTGCAGATACTGGAGATACAGAGAGGACGCAAAGAGAAACTTGAGATTGAAACAATGGATCTGGAGAAATACAGCGACCTTTTTCCTCAGGGAGTGCCCATTAACGCTGACTCAATCAGCGCTGTTCAAGGTAAATTGAATGCTGACAGGCTGGAAGCTTCTGGCAAGATAGAGTCAATAAAGTCTGAGGTCATCTCATTGAATAAGACCCTGAATGACATCAGACAGAACTTACAAACACTGGAGGGGAAGAGCGTGTGCCCCCTTTGCGGTTCAGAACTGACCGAGGATCATATTTCCACCATGCTCGAGGAGTACCGCTTAAGGGAACAGGCGATTCTAAATGAGATATCTGAAGCCTCAGCGAAGAAAACTGCCCAGACGGAAATTGTATCTGATCTCACCGCCAAGATCGACCGGATCCAGAGCGCTGATCTAAGAAATCTCATCACCGCCGTGTCCAACCTGAGTTCATCACGAAAGGAATATGAGGAAGCGAAGAGGAGCGTGGCGGAAAATTCTGCCACCTATGAAAGGTTGAAATCAGTCGAGGTTGATGCCAAGAATATCAAGGAAAGGATGGGGGCACTCAACAGGAATCACAGTGAATATTCTGTCACGGTTGCCACACGAGACTCCATCAAGATTAATGATCTCAGGAACCAGCGTTCGACAATAGCTAGAGAGATCTCTGACATAGATTTGCGCATGCGAAAAATAGAGATGGAAATTGGCTTTGTTCCGGGCATTGACAGCGTCGAATCTCTTGAAAGAATAAGGAGAGAATATGCCGACATTTCGAGGAAGATTAATCAATTGAACTCGCTTAAGGCGGCGGAAAGCGAGATATCGCAGAGGATAGGGGAAATGGAAAGGATGCTGTCGGATCTTTCGAAAGAGGCTGATATGGAATCCAGTTCAGAGATAGCCTACAGGAAGGCTGAAGAAGCTTACCAGTCCCTGAGAAACGAGTTGCTGGACAGACAGATGGCATTGGCAGAAATTACCGGAAAAGAGAAGCAGATGAGCGAAAGCTTGAAAATTCTGGAGACCGAAAAGGACGCACAGGAAAAATACAGGAGGAGATTTATTCAGTATAGGAATGCTATCTCGAAACTTGAAGATATCAGGAGGGCCTTTGACAGAGACGGCGTTCAGAAGATTATAAGAAAACGATTCTCCTCTTATATCTCTGACAAGACAGTCTCCCTGATTTCATCTTTCAACCTCAATATTGATGATGTTGTCGTGGGCGAAGATCTGGACATACAAGTGTCACAGAACGGTGCAATGGTCGCAATGGAGTCTCTCAGCGGGGGAGAAAGGACTGCCTTGGCTATAGCAGTCCGGCTCGCCATATCAAGCTACCTCGAGAACAAGATAAGCACAATAATAATGGACGAGCCTACGACGTTTCTAGACGAGGACAGAAGGGCTGACCTCAGAGATATCATACAATACTCCCTTAAGGATGAGGGGATCGTTCCCCAGCTTGTGCTCATAACACACCACAAGGAACTCTATTCTGTGGCGGACGCGATGTATGAGATAAGGAAGGAAAACGGAAAAAGCGAAGTGACGAGAATAGGCTGA
- a CDS encoding glycosyltransferase, with translation MPKISAVIPTMNEEHTIGDVIDGLKTLGDLEIIVVDTDSRDRTREISASKGAKVIEQPLRGYGIAYKTGLKEASGDIVICLDGDGTYPTEMVDTLIDVLNKDDVDFISCDRMTLRNDDNYTRLHFLGNSILNLTIRIFFRHSMKDSQSGMWVFRSGIYRKMGHLSDGMSFSQEIKIEAMRKGKFIEIPIRYGVRITKPKLKTWGDGFSNLFNIFIKMIRK, from the coding sequence ATGCCTAAAATAAGTGCAGTTATACCTACGATGAACGAAGAACACACCATAGGAGATGTCATAGATGGCCTGAAAACACTTGGAGATCTTGAAATCATTGTAGTGGACACAGACTCTAGAGATAGAACAAGGGAAATTTCTGCATCAAAGGGGGCAAAAGTAATAGAACAACCGCTTCGAGGGTATGGCATTGCCTACAAGACGGGCCTGAAAGAGGCCAGTGGAGACATTGTAATCTGCCTTGATGGTGATGGAACTTATCCAACCGAAATGGTGGACACCCTAATTGATGTGCTGAACAAAGATGATGTGGATTTTATCTCCTGCGACAGGATGACACTGAGAAATGACGACAACTACACGCGACTCCATTTTTTGGGCAACAGTATCCTGAACCTTACCATACGCATCTTTTTCAGGCATTCAATGAAGGATTCACAGAGTGGAATGTGGGTTTTCCGTTCCGGAATATACAGAAAAATGGGACATTTAAGCGATGGGATGTCTTTCTCCCAGGAAATTAAGATAGAAGCCATGAGAAAGGGAAAATTCATAGAAATACCTATAAGATACGGAGTGAGGATTACAAAACCGAAACTCAAAACCTGGGGGGACGGTTTCTCCAATCTGTTCAATATTTTCATAAAAATGATTAGGAAATGA
- the sepF gene encoding cell division protein SepF, with protein MALFKAKKTKLKSSKDSDGSRRFIDLDDMKLQDDFTGSDMVIRIVEINRYDDVSRLSELTYTGSILIIDYNPIAGDELVRRKVLDDIKYLGHDTGGDVAGFGKNMVILTPRGVSVDRNVIRGII; from the coding sequence ATGGCACTTTTCAAGGCAAAAAAAACGAAACTGAAGTCATCCAAGGATAGCGACGGTTCTAGGAGGTTTATAGATCTTGACGATATGAAACTCCAGGATGATTTTACTGGGTCCGATATGGTGATACGTATCGTAGAAATCAATCGCTATGACGATGTCTCCAGACTGTCAGAGCTAACCTATACAGGTTCAATATTGATCATAGACTACAACCCGATTGCAGGGGATGAACTCGTAAGAAGGAAGGTGCTGGATGATATCAAGTATCTTGGTCATGATACCGGCGGAGATGTGGCTGGTTTCGGAAAAAACATGGTCATCCTGACGCCCAGGGGAGTCTCTGTGGACAGAAATGTTATAAGAGGGATTATTTAA
- a CDS encoding MFS transporter — protein sequence MTIEATGSEAEPDKGDAGDTHSSLITKNGELRRGWFVSYLLSNVAGGINTPLIPLFVVIYLGYNVSYVGIASALSSLASVPALIYWGNLSDKVGRRKIFVFTGFFGSFVTLLFITIISGVWEYIAVLMVFQIVAMASVPVSTMIILENTAEIKWPPIMSSFNMIASIGTVLGLIFGSILVLGDTAMTGSSLPDIYLVSAVVYLIAALSSLYLLPEPIRKIRRNRVNQLFTVRVIERTRYLPSFIIHVLKEGNGKKKHKLSGSLKKYLFSTTLLMFGFQIFFVPFPVFLIDRFGAGNLEIFIMYLLNSLFSTIAFRPAGMMVNRIGPTKTISTSVLSRIAIFTVAALIPFVITWNLLLLVIMLAFYGVLGGLWSLISISEVTSISKMCERTVRGGVIGMYNSLNGVGQILGAGVSGFLALYFGYSADFLIAAAVVTAGLSIILKIKVPALQGASAQNPLP from the coding sequence ATAACGATCGAGGCAACAGGGAGTGAGGCCGAACCCGATAAAGGGGATGCGGGCGATACCCACAGTAGCCTTATAACCAAGAATGGAGAACTCAGGCGGGGTTGGTTTGTCAGTTATCTGCTGTCAAACGTTGCAGGCGGAATAAATACTCCGTTAATACCGCTTTTTGTTGTCATATATCTTGGCTATAACGTATCCTATGTTGGTATAGCCTCTGCGCTCTCTTCACTGGCCTCGGTTCCTGCCCTTATTTACTGGGGGAACCTTTCCGATAAGGTTGGAAGAAGAAAGATTTTTGTGTTTACTGGTTTTTTCGGATCGTTTGTTACACTTTTATTTATTACCATAATTAGCGGGGTCTGGGAGTACATTGCGGTACTTATGGTATTCCAGATCGTAGCCATGGCTAGCGTGCCGGTATCAACAATGATCATTCTGGAGAATACTGCCGAGATCAAGTGGCCGCCCATTATGTCCAGCTTCAACATGATAGCCTCGATCGGAACAGTGCTGGGCCTTATTTTTGGCTCGATCCTAGTACTTGGAGACACAGCAATGACGGGATCATCCCTTCCGGACATCTATCTTGTCTCGGCCGTGGTTTACCTCATCGCAGCACTGAGTTCCCTGTACCTTCTTCCTGAACCGATCAGGAAGATCAGGAGAAACAGGGTGAATCAGCTTTTCACTGTCCGGGTAATCGAAAGAACGAGATACCTGCCTTCTTTTATTATTCACGTTCTCAAGGAGGGTAATGGCAAGAAAAAGCACAAGCTTTCAGGGTCATTAAAAAAATATCTTTTTTCCACCACGCTGCTTATGTTTGGATTCCAGATATTCTTTGTTCCGTTTCCAGTTTTTCTTATCGACAGGTTTGGAGCAGGTAACCTGGAAATCTTCATAATGTACCTTTTGAACAGCCTATTTTCAACCATAGCCTTCCGCCCCGCGGGAATGATGGTAAACAGGATCGGGCCGACCAAGACGATCTCGACATCTGTTTTATCCCGAATAGCCATATTCACAGTAGCGGCTCTGATACCATTCGTGATAACATGGAATCTCCTCCTGCTTGTAATAATGCTCGCTTTTTACGGTGTGCTCGGAGGATTGTGGAGTCTTATAAGCATTTCAGAGGTGACTTCAATATCCAAGATGTGTGAAAGGACTGTTCGGGGAGGGGTCATAGGTATGTACAACTCACTCAACGGCGTTGGGCAGATTCTTGGAGCGGGAGTATCTGGATTTTTAGCCCTCTATTTTGGCTATTCTGCAGATTTTCTGATAGCCGCCGCGGTCGTCACTGCAGGGCTCTCCATTATCCTGAAGATCAAGGTGCCCGCATTACAGGGAGCCAGTGCGCAAAATCCCCTGCCTTAA
- a CDS encoding YfcE family phosphodiesterase codes for MRLLIISDAHSNLESLKTAVSAEKFDKMIFLGDSVDYGPQPVEVFDFINENADYIVMGNHDRAVAYDEDCHCSLDMHDLSEYTRKEISRTLLSKQDLEKMKQLPEKIITDIDNIKVYMTHASPYNSLNGYMYGSEAEMVSKDKNLVEYSMIMVGHTHYPMYYKNRILNPGSVGQPRDGNWKPHYATMDTDTMEVTFKRFSYDHEKTLKMLEEIVGNEIMMNKLRKFYI; via the coding sequence ATGAGGCTGCTAATAATCTCCGACGCACATTCTAACCTGGAATCTCTCAAGACGGCAGTATCAGCCGAGAAGTTTGACAAGATGATATTTCTCGGTGATTCCGTGGACTACGGACCTCAGCCGGTTGAAGTATTCGATTTTATCAATGAAAATGCTGATTATATAGTCATGGGAAACCATGACAGGGCCGTTGCATATGACGAGGACTGTCACTGCTCACTTGATATGCATGACTTGAGTGAATATACAAGAAAGGAAATATCCCGTACATTGCTTTCAAAACAGGACCTGGAAAAGATGAAGCAATTGCCGGAAAAGATCATTACAGATATTGATAATATCAAGGTCTACATGACACATGCCTCCCCGTATAACAGCCTGAATGGATATATGTATGGGAGCGAGGCAGAAATGGTGAGTAAGGACAAGAATCTTGTTGAATATTCAATGATCATGGTCGGACATACACATTATCCCATGTACTACAAGAACAGAATACTCAACCCCGGAAGTGTAGGCCAACCAAGGGACGGGAACTGGAAGCCTCATTACGCGACAATGGACACAGATACCATGGAAGTCACTTTCAAAAGATTCAGTTATGATCACGAAAAAACATTGAAAATGCTGGAAGAGATTGTCGGAAATGAAATCATGATGAATAAACTCCGCAAATTCTATATCTAA
- a CDS encoding metalloregulator ArsR/SmtB family transcription factor, producing MFEKKSSHVGDLLIYKMLSDNLRLQIVKILSSGEQCVGDLVRKTCHSQSLISHKLKDLRETGLVTSHYSGKRIIYNLSDDSLKKLLKQGENTGNLISERCECVECTYKSDEFHSKDPV from the coding sequence TTGTTTGAGAAAAAAAGCTCCCATGTTGGAGATCTGCTAATTTATAAAATGCTCTCCGACAATTTGAGGTTGCAGATTGTCAAGATACTTTCCTCGGGAGAACAGTGTGTCGGTGACCTTGTCCGCAAAACATGCCATTCTCAGTCCCTAATTTCTCACAAGCTGAAGGATTTACGAGAAACAGGTCTTGTCACTAGCCATTATTCTGGTAAGAGGATAATATATAACCTGTCTGATGATTCCCTGAAAAAACTGCTAAAACAAGGGGAGAATACGGGAAATTTGATCTCGGAGAGATGCGAATGTGTGGAGTGTACGTACAAATCCGATGAATTTCACAGTAAAGACCCGGTGTGA